From the genome of Psychroserpens ponticola, one region includes:
- a CDS encoding sulfate adenylyltransferase subunit 1 produces the protein MVDNNQLLRFTTAGSVDDGKSTLIGRLLYDSKSIFEDQLEAITNTSKKKGHEGVDLALFTDGLRDEREQGITIDVAYRYFTTPKRKFIIADTPGHIQYTRNMVTGASTANVATILIDARHGVIEQTKRHAFIASLLQIPHIIVCINKMDLVAYSEDVYNKIVREFEDISSKMLVTDVRFIPMSALNGDNVVNKSKNMPWYQGAPMLHTLETMHISSDINKVDARFPVQTVLRPQREGFIDYRGYAGRVASGIFRKGDEITVLPSGFTSKIKSLDSLDKSLEEAFAPMSISITLEDDIDISRGDMIVRSNNKPEPSQDIEVMLCWLNNDAAKPRAKYTIKHTSNDQKAMIKEVVYKYNINTLDRINDDKELNMNDICKVKIRTTKPLMVDSYRENRTTGSIILVDDATNETVAAGMIV, from the coding sequence ATGGTAGATAATAATCAATTATTACGTTTTACAACAGCAGGAAGTGTAGATGATGGAAAGAGTACTTTAATAGGTCGTTTATTATATGATTCTAAGTCCATATTTGAAGACCAATTAGAAGCAATAACAAACACAAGTAAAAAGAAAGGTCATGAAGGTGTCGATTTAGCCTTATTTACTGATGGTTTACGCGATGAGCGTGAGCAAGGTATTACTATTGATGTGGCTTATAGATATTTCACAACACCAAAGCGTAAATTTATTATTGCAGATACTCCAGGACATATACAATATACACGTAATATGGTAACAGGAGCGTCTACAGCAAATGTTGCAACTATTTTAATAGATGCAAGACATGGTGTTATAGAACAAACCAAAAGACATGCATTTATAGCTTCCTTATTACAAATACCTCATATCATTGTATGTATTAATAAAATGGATTTGGTAGCGTATTCTGAAGACGTTTATAATAAGATTGTTAGAGAGTTTGAAGATATTTCTTCGAAAATGTTGGTAACAGATGTTCGTTTTATTCCTATGAGTGCTTTAAATGGAGACAATGTTGTTAATAAATCGAAAAATATGCCTTGGTATCAAGGAGCTCCAATGTTGCATACCTTAGAGACCATGCATATCAGTAGCGATATAAATAAAGTTGACGCTAGGTTTCCAGTGCAAACCGTTTTAAGACCACAACGTGAAGGTTTTATTGATTATAGAGGATATGCAGGTCGTGTTGCAAGTGGTATTTTTAGAAAAGGAGATGAGATAACAGTATTACCATCAGGTTTTACTTCTAAAATTAAAAGTTTAGATAGTTTAGATAAATCATTAGAAGAAGCTTTTGCACCAATGTCTATATCTATTACATTAGAAGACGATATTGATATAAGTCGTGGTGATATGATTGTTCGTTCTAATAACAAACCTGAACCTTCTCAAGATATTGAAGTCATGTTATGTTGGCTAAATAACGATGCTGCAAAACCAAGAGCTAAATACACTATAAAACACACGTCTAATGATCAAAAAGCAATGATTAAAGAAGTCGTTTACAAATACAATATTAATACTCTAGATCGCATTAACGATGATAAAGAGCTTAATATGAATGATATTTGTAAGGTTAAAATACGCACTACTAAACCTTTAATGGTTGATTCATATAGAGAGAATAGAACTACAGGAAGTATTATTTTGGTTGATGATGCTACAAATGAAACTGTAGCCGCAGGAATGATTGTATAA
- the cysD gene encoding sulfate adenylyltransferase subunit CysD has protein sequence MSKYYLNYLDELESEAIFILREVWAQFENPVILFSGGKDSILVTHLAKKAFYPSKIPFPLMHVDTGHNFPETIQFRDDIIKDLGVKLIVGSVQESIDDGRVAEEKGKNATRNALQITTLLDAIESNKIDCAIGGGRRDEEKARAKERFFSHRDDFGQWDPKNQRPELWNIFNGKHFEGEHFRAFPISNWTEMDVWNYIKRENIEIPSLYFAHEREVVWRQNTWIPNSEFLVLEEHEEVVTKKIRFRTLGDITITGGDESEADTLEKIATEVAGMRNTERGNRSDDKRSESAMEDRKRQGYF, from the coding sequence ATGAGCAAATATTATTTAAATTATTTAGACGAATTAGAAAGTGAAGCTATATTTATACTAAGGGAAGTATGGGCTCAATTTGAGAATCCAGTGATTTTATTTTCTGGTGGTAAAGATTCTATTTTAGTAACACATTTAGCTAAAAAAGCATTTTACCCTTCTAAAATACCATTTCCTTTAATGCATGTAGATACTGGACATAATTTCCCTGAAACAATTCAGTTTAGGGATGATATTATTAAAGATTTAGGCGTAAAACTTATTGTTGGTTCAGTTCAAGAATCTATTGATGATGGAAGAGTAGCTGAAGAAAAAGGAAAAAATGCTACGCGTAACGCTTTACAAATTACAACCTTATTAGATGCTATAGAATCTAATAAAATTGATTGTGCTATTGGAGGTGGAAGACGTGATGAAGAAAAAGCAAGAGCGAAAGAGCGCTTTTTTTCACATAGAGATGATTTTGGGCAATGGGATCCAAAAAATCAAAGACCTGAGCTTTGGAATATTTTCAACGGAAAACATTTTGAAGGTGAACATTTTAGAGCTTTCCCTATTAGTAATTGGACAGAAATGGATGTGTGGAATTACATAAAACGTGAAAACATAGAAATCCCTTCTTTATATTTTGCACATGAACGCGAAGTGGTTTGGAGACAAAACACATGGATTCCAAATTCAGAATTTTTAGTATTAGAAGAGCACGAAGAGGTCGTCACTAAAAAAATCCGTTTTAGAACCTTAGGAGACATTACAATTACTGGAGGTGACGAATCTGAAGCTGATACTTTAGAAAAAATTGCCACAGAAGTTGCGGGAATGCGAAACACAGAAAGAGGAAATAGAAGTGATGATAAGCGTTCAGAATCTGCAATGGAAGATCGTAAGCGTCAAGGTTATTTCTAA
- the cysC gene encoding adenylyl-sulfate kinase — MKKDLFLHNYNISSQDRRTLNKHNSFLIWFTGLSGSGKSTIANAVENALFKKGVKTYALDGDNIRKGINNDLTFSPEDRTENIRRIAEVANLMVDAGIVVLAAFVSPYKKDRENIKNIVKDINFVEVYVNTSIEECERRDVKGLYKKARAGEIKNMTGISAPYEAPDNPQIEVKTETENIDEAVAKILKCIEPKLKLSK; from the coding sequence ATGAAGAAAGACCTTTTTTTACACAATTATAATATTTCTTCTCAAGACAGAAGAACTCTAAACAAGCACAACTCATTTTTAATTTGGTTTACAGGCTTATCAGGATCAGGCAAATCTACAATTGCTAATGCTGTTGAAAACGCATTATTCAAAAAAGGTGTAAAAACGTATGCATTAGATGGTGATAACATTCGAAAAGGAATTAATAACGATTTAACTTTTTCGCCCGAAGACAGAACAGAAAACATTCGTAGAATTGCCGAAGTAGCAAATCTTATGGTAGATGCAGGCATAGTTGTTCTTGCAGCATTTGTTTCACCATATAAAAAAGACAGAGAGAATATTAAAAATATCGTTAAAGATATTAACTTTGTCGAAGTTTATGTAAACACTAGTATAGAAGAGTGTGAACGTAGAGATGTAAAAGGACTATATAAAAAAGCGAGAGCAGGTGAAATAAAAAATATGACAGGCATTTCTGCTCCATATGAAGCGCCAGATAATCCGCAGATAGAAGTAAAGACAGAAACAGAAAACATAGATGAGGCTGTAGCTAAGATTTTAAAATGTATAGAGCCTAAGCTTAAATTAAGCAAATGA
- a CDS encoding DUF2061 domain-containing protein: MKDQSHKRHIAKTITWRIIGTFDTILLSWIISGDATIGLKIGMVEVITKMLLYYFHERAWFKINFSREGVVLESRKRHIVKTFTWRLIGTIDTMIIAWIISGNPLTGLKIGFAEVVTKMILYYFHERAWYKINYGLSDRHKSK; encoded by the coding sequence ATGAAAGACCAATCTCATAAAAGACATATTGCCAAAACAATTACTTGGAGAATAATAGGAACCTTTGACACGATATTATTGTCATGGATTATTTCAGGTGATGCAACGATAGGTTTAAAAATTGGCATGGTTGAGGTCATTACAAAAATGCTATTATATTATTTTCATGAACGTGCTTGGTTTAAAATTAACTTCTCAAGAGAAGGTGTGGTTTTGGAAAGCAGAAAACGACATATTGTAAAAACATTTACATGGAGATTAATAGGCACCATAGATACAATGATTATTGCCTGGATTATTTCTGGAAACCCACTTACAGGATTAAAAATAGGGTTCGCAGAAGTTGTCACTAAAATGATTTTATATTATTTTCACGAAAGAGCTTGGTATAAAATTAATTACGGCCTTTCAGATCGGCATAAATCTAAATAA
- the cysQ gene encoding 3'(2'),5'-bisphosphate nucleotidase CysQ: MTNKELLKIAVEASLKAGQAIMEVYDTNFDVEIKEDNSPLTIADKNANTIINSFLIDTKIPIISEENKQTNFSTRKHWDTCWIVDPVDGTKEFIKRNGEFTVNIALTKEGFPKMGVIYVPVTKTLYFADVDQGLALKVILDSHDTTIDEVFAKAIPLEPKLETGEAIQVVGSRSHMSQETLDFIENLKASGKDVKIVSKGSSLKFCLVAEGNADVYPRFAPTMEWDTAAGHAICNALGIQVISKETNEPLLYNKENLLNPWFVVSK, translated from the coding sequence ATGACAAATAAAGAGTTATTAAAAATAGCAGTTGAAGCAAGTCTCAAAGCAGGACAAGCAATAATGGAGGTCTACGACACAAACTTTGATGTCGAAATAAAAGAGGATAATTCACCCTTAACTATTGCAGATAAAAATGCAAACACAATAATTAATTCGTTTTTAATTGACACTAAGATCCCAATTATTAGTGAAGAGAATAAGCAAACCAACTTCTCTACACGTAAACATTGGGATACATGTTGGATTGTTGATCCTGTTGATGGCACTAAAGAATTTATCAAAAGAAATGGTGAATTTACAGTCAATATTGCATTAACAAAAGAAGGATTTCCTAAAATGGGAGTTATATATGTTCCTGTAACCAAAACACTTTATTTTGCAGATGTTGATCAAGGGTTAGCACTAAAAGTAATTTTAGATTCTCATGATACAACTATTGATGAAGTCTTTGCTAAGGCAATACCTTTAGAGCCTAAACTAGAAACTGGTGAGGCTATTCAGGTTGTTGGAAGCCGTTCGCACATGAGCCAAGAAACCTTAGATTTTATTGAGAATCTGAAAGCATCAGGAAAAGATGTGAAAATAGTATCAAAAGGAAGTTCATTAAAATTTTGCCTAGTCGCAGAAGGGAATGCAGATGTATATCCTCGTTTTGCTCCCACAATGGAATGGGATACTGCTGCAGGTCACGCCATTTGTAATGCCTTAGGAATACAAGTGATTTCTAAAGAAACCAATGAGCCTTTATTATATAACAAAGAGAACCTTTTAAACCCATGGTTTGTTGTATCTAAGTAA
- a CDS encoding glycosyltransferase family 4 protein, with protein sequence MEFAGKHILIVIENLPAPFDRRVWQEATTLKENGAKVSIICPKMKGYEKSYELIDDIEIYRHPLREGKGALGYLIEYSQAIFWEFVLSWKIFFKKRFHVIHGCNPPDLIFITSLFFKPFGVKYIFDHHDINPELYISKFEKKGFFYKLMVLFEKLTFKTAKYSIATNESYKKIAVERGNMKPENVQVVRSGPKLDRLRILEPKNELKKGKKYLIGYIGVIGEQEGLDLLLESANYILSKRDDVHFGIVGGGTHLEEIKKMAIDMNLSEAFDFYGRVDDQTMLDVLNTADICVNPDKPTAMNDLSTMNKIMEYMALKKPIVQYTLKEGKFSAQKSSLYANNTDPIDFAEKVMLLLDNESQRNEMGEYGYNRVINELSWDFESEKLVSIYNKVFNN encoded by the coding sequence TTGGAATTTGCTGGTAAACACATATTAATCGTTATTGAAAATCTACCAGCTCCTTTTGATAGAAGAGTTTGGCAAGAAGCAACAACCTTAAAGGAAAATGGAGCTAAGGTTTCTATTATTTGTCCTAAAATGAAAGGCTACGAAAAGAGCTATGAACTTATAGATGATATTGAAATTTATAGACATCCATTAAGAGAGGGTAAAGGTGCTTTAGGATATTTAATAGAATATAGTCAAGCCATCTTTTGGGAATTCGTTTTAAGCTGGAAAATCTTTTTTAAAAAACGTTTTCATGTGATTCATGGCTGTAATCCACCAGATTTGATATTCATTACCTCCTTGTTTTTTAAACCTTTTGGTGTCAAGTATATATTTGATCACCATGACATAAATCCAGAACTTTACATATCTAAATTTGAAAAGAAAGGGTTTTTCTATAAGTTGATGGTACTCTTTGAAAAACTAACGTTTAAAACTGCTAAATATTCAATAGCTACCAATGAGTCTTATAAAAAAATTGCTGTAGAACGAGGTAATATGAAGCCTGAAAATGTTCAAGTGGTTAGAAGTGGACCAAAGTTAGATCGATTAAGAATTTTAGAGCCAAAAAACGAACTTAAGAAAGGAAAGAAATACCTAATTGGGTACATTGGAGTTATTGGAGAACAGGAAGGATTAGACCTTTTGTTAGAGTCTGCTAATTATATTTTATCTAAAAGAGATGATGTTCATTTTGGTATTGTTGGAGGAGGCACTCACTTAGAAGAGATAAAGAAAATGGCAATAGATATGAATCTTTCTGAAGCATTTGATTTTTATGGAAGAGTAGATGACCAAACCATGCTTGATGTTTTAAATACTGCAGATATTTGTGTAAATCCTGATAAGCCAACAGCAATGAATGACTTGTCTACAATGAACAAAATAATGGAGTACATGGCATTAAAAAAGCCCATTGTTCAATACACTTTAAAAGAAGGTAAGTTCTCTGCCCAAAAATCATCACTTTATGCAAATAATACCGATCCTATTGATTTTGCTGAAAAAGTTATGTTGTTATTAGATAATGAATCTCAAAGAAATGAAATGGGAGAATATGGTTATAATAGGGTTATTAATGAACTTTCATGGGATTTTGAGAGTGAAAAATTAGTTTCAATATACAATAAGGTGTTTAATAATTAA
- a CDS encoding nucleotide sugar dehydrogenase, protein MKISIFGLGYVGVVCCACFSKDKHKVIGVDVDKIKVDLVNQGKSTIIEQGLEEQINESVENKLLTATKNYKEAVLNSDISFVCVGTPSLSNGSINLGYIYEVVKQIAEVIKDKDTFHTIVIRSTVKVGTLKACQEIIEDISGKTHDVDFGVVSNPEFLREGTAMFDFVNPPYTVVGTNSKISEAVMSDLYSSIDAPIHYIKPEEAEMIKYANNNFHAMKITFANEIGNICKENNVDGHVVMDIVSKDTKLNLSPYYLKPGFAFGGSCLPKDVRGLTQIAKNLDLKTPLLSSLLKSNFYQIERGLDLIYNTGKKKVGFLGFAFKSGTDDLRESPIVDVIETLIGKGYDLKVYDSNVHLSSLLGKNKDYINSHIPHIYKLLKQDVQEVIDNSDVIVIGNGAKEFAKIVPTISKEKIVIDFVRVDKEKTSKDNYIGICW, encoded by the coding sequence ATGAAAATAAGCATATTTGGATTAGGTTATGTAGGCGTTGTGTGTTGTGCATGCTTCTCTAAGGACAAACATAAAGTCATTGGAGTGGATGTCGATAAAATCAAAGTAGATCTAGTAAATCAAGGCAAATCGACAATAATAGAACAGGGTTTAGAAGAACAAATAAATGAATCGGTTGAAAATAAGTTGTTAACTGCAACTAAAAATTATAAAGAAGCCGTTTTAAATTCAGATATTTCTTTTGTTTGTGTAGGTACGCCCAGCTTGTCTAACGGCTCAATAAATTTGGGTTACATATATGAAGTGGTTAAGCAAATTGCTGAAGTCATAAAAGATAAAGATACCTTTCACACGATAGTTATTAGAAGCACTGTAAAAGTAGGAACACTTAAAGCTTGCCAAGAAATAATAGAAGATATTTCAGGAAAAACGCATGATGTAGATTTTGGTGTTGTCTCAAACCCTGAGTTTTTAAGAGAAGGGACTGCGATGTTTGATTTTGTCAATCCACCTTATACAGTGGTTGGAACTAATAGTAAAATAAGTGAAGCAGTAATGTCAGATCTTTATAGTTCAATTGATGCTCCAATTCATTACATCAAACCAGAAGAAGCAGAAATGATTAAATATGCAAATAATAATTTTCACGCAATGAAAATTACTTTTGCTAACGAAATAGGTAATATTTGTAAAGAAAATAATGTTGATGGACATGTTGTGATGGACATTGTTTCTAAAGACACAAAACTTAATTTATCACCTTACTATTTAAAACCTGGTTTCGCTTTTGGAGGATCTTGTCTCCCAAAAGACGTCAGAGGATTAACACAAATCGCAAAGAATTTAGACTTAAAAACACCTTTACTATCAAGTCTTTTAAAAAGTAATTTTTATCAAATTGAAAGAGGTCTTGATTTAATTTATAATACAGGAAAGAAGAAAGTAGGATTTCTTGGATTTGCATTTAAATCAGGAACTGATGATTTAAGAGAAAGCCCAATTGTAGATGTTATCGAGACTTTAATCGGCAAAGGATATGATTTAAAAGTATACGACAGTAATGTACATCTCTCTTCATTATTAGGGAAAAATAAAGACTATATTAATAGCCACATACCACATATATATAAATTACTAAAGCAAGATGTCCAAGAAGTAATAGACAATTCAGATGTAATTGTAATTGGAAACGGAGCAAAAGAATTTGCTAAAATAGTTCCAACTATTTCTAAAGAAAAAATTGTTATTGACTTTGTTAGAGTCGATAAAGAAAAAACTTCAAAAGACAATTATATTGGAATTTGCTGGTAA
- a CDS encoding sulfotransferase, translating into MSEKTLIYIIGAGRSGTTLLDIILGNNTNSISLGEINRFFKRKGNPPKRDLNSQVHLFWEAINKEVTKKHNEYKYSYVSKVFKKNEYHSHAFKVIFNKNDKEYSEILTTLYNSLYLKTSENILIESSKYPLRALNISRILSRDQYQIKYIYLKKDPVKVVQSFQKKHIEQPSKGFFAANVYYLFVNLLCRYIVKLLKVNGHNVSIVNYKDIIENSQQTINSISKDLNLDLSDLKTKLDTDKPLNTGFLFDGNRIRLKETLSLQTSSKIDAKNLKYYFTRMFNYIVYN; encoded by the coding sequence ATGAGTGAAAAGACGTTGATTTATATCATTGGAGCCGGAAGAAGCGGAACCACTTTGCTTGACATAATTTTAGGAAATAATACCAATTCAATTAGTTTAGGTGAGATTAATAGATTCTTTAAAAGAAAAGGAAATCCACCAAAAAGGGATCTAAATTCGCAAGTTCATTTGTTTTGGGAAGCCATAAATAAAGAGGTAACAAAAAAACATAATGAATACAAGTATTCGTATGTGTCAAAAGTTTTTAAAAAAAACGAATACCATTCCCATGCCTTTAAAGTCATTTTTAATAAAAATGATAAAGAATACAGTGAAATATTAACAACACTGTACAATTCACTGTATTTAAAAACAAGTGAAAATATTTTAATTGAATCATCAAAATACCCATTACGAGCTTTAAATATCTCAAGAATTTTATCTAGAGATCAGTATCAAATTAAATACATTTATTTAAAGAAAGATCCGGTAAAAGTTGTTCAGTCTTTTCAAAAAAAACATATTGAACAGCCATCTAAAGGGTTTTTTGCGGCCAATGTTTATTATTTATTTGTTAATTTATTGTGTAGGTATATTGTAAAGCTATTAAAAGTCAATGGCCACAATGTCAGCATTGTAAATTATAAAGATATAATTGAGAACAGTCAACAGACGATAAACAGCATCAGTAAAGACCTAAATTTAGATTTATCTGATTTAAAAACGAAATTAGACACAGACAAACCATTAAACACAGGCTTTTTATTTGATGGAAACAGAATAAGATTAAAAGAAACATTATCTTTGCAGACTTCAAGTAAAATTGATGCAAAAAACTTAAAGTATTATTTTACAAGGATGTTTAATTATATAGTTTACAATTAA
- the rfbD gene encoding dTDP-4-dehydrorhamnose reductase has protein sequence MKIKALITGAEGQLAKTIYEIYSQNSDEIEFTFANKEDLDITNKNQVALYFNSHHFDYCINCAAYTNVEQSEKTPKIAYETNSEAVKTIAEYCKNQNIILIHISTDYVFDGQKNSPYTISDLPKPINVYGKSKLIGEEYIQNIMTDFFIVRTSWLYSKNYGYNFYKTILRKAKTNEIIKVVDNQVSCPTDCKDLSNYIYRIIKSKSKTFGLLHFSGKNQMSWYGFAKQILKENKLLNDTNIIVDNSYVTLAKRPKYSALQITKL, from the coding sequence ATGAAAATAAAAGCCTTAATTACAGGAGCAGAAGGTCAACTTGCTAAAACTATTTATGAAATCTACTCGCAAAACTCTGATGAAATAGAGTTTACATTTGCTAATAAAGAGGACTTAGATATTACAAATAAGAATCAAGTAGCATTATATTTTAATTCGCATCATTTTGATTATTGTATAAATTGTGCAGCATATACAAATGTTGAACAATCTGAAAAAACTCCTAAAATAGCTTATGAAACCAATTCTGAAGCAGTAAAAACCATCGCTGAGTATTGTAAAAACCAAAACATTATACTCATTCATATTTCTACTGATTATGTGTTTGATGGTCAGAAAAATTCACCTTATACAATTAGTGACTTGCCAAAACCGATAAATGTATATGGGAAATCTAAATTGATTGGTGAAGAATACATTCAAAATATTATGACCGATTTTTTTATAGTTAGAACATCTTGGTTATATAGCAAAAATTATGGCTACAATTTTTATAAAACCATATTAAGAAAAGCTAAGACTAATGAAATCATAAAAGTTGTTGACAATCAAGTAAGTTGTCCAACAGACTGTAAAGACCTTTCTAATTATATTTACAGAATTATTAAAAGCAAATCGAAAACATTTGGACTTCTTCATTTTAGTGGAAAAAATCAAATGTCTTGGTATGGTTTTGCTAAACAGATCTTGAAAGAAAATAAACTGTTAAACGACACAAATATCATTGTAGATAATAGTTATGTCACACTAGCAAAACGACCAAAATATTCAGCGCTACAAATCACCAAGTTGTGA
- the rfbC gene encoding dTDP-4-dehydrorhamnose 3,5-epimerase — protein sequence MIVEQTQLEGCFIISPKVFLDDRGYFFESFNRETFKHHTGVSVDFVQDNQSKSSKGVLRGLHFQTGDFQQAKLVTVISGSVLDVSVDIRPNSPTFGKHFSIVLNETNKKQLFIPRGFAHGFLVLEDDTIFSYKCDNYYNKSAERGIIYNDHTLNIDWHFKTENLILSEKDTNLPTFESLFA from the coding sequence ATGATAGTTGAACAAACCCAATTAGAAGGCTGTTTTATAATTTCACCAAAAGTTTTCCTTGATGATAGAGGCTATTTTTTTGAAAGTTTCAATAGAGAAACCTTTAAACACCATACAGGTGTTTCTGTTGATTTTGTACAAGATAATCAATCAAAATCCTCTAAAGGAGTATTAAGAGGTTTACATTTTCAAACAGGAGATTTTCAGCAAGCTAAACTTGTTACAGTCATTAGTGGAAGTGTATTAGATGTGTCTGTAGACATAAGACCAAACTCACCAACTTTTGGGAAACATTTTTCTATAGTTTTAAATGAAACTAACAAAAAACAATTATTTATTCCTCGAGGATTTGCCCATGGCTTTTTGGTTTTAGAAGACGACACTATTTTTTCTTATAAATGTGATAATTATTATAACAAAAGTGCAGAACGAGGAATTATTTATAACGATCATACTCTAAATATTGATTGGCATTTTAAAACCGAAAACTTAATACTTTCTGAAAAAGATACCAATTTGCCAACTTTCGAAAGCTTGTTTGCATGA
- a CDS encoding DUF6909 family protein, with product MSNKKLHARTRAQESSSAIERMYITMRHLFNRGFYKPMGVSGETLREALLLLRPEIYGSISEEKAELEGLLYVIDRLPEGIEECRFINLTSDEGYGNSHFKAIIPPKRRRNCYRIDDEQMNIEITRGRSEIYDILTHITFLFVESHKISKRVLIDENGSTTRDWIKLEKAVLSKDKLSQKEREIAITHTANILGRTFNELTEAHKQFTSNTKPDRLLHIIYWLGKLAIDEVMNNDKRTVTFSPVLRERLGHHIHGEIWSDRIKEVLHKNDLLKRPIHVISANMHSVMNSLFASNALKNSKTKKSIFEVYEALSQKDNQALRNKVNKEALQNGMIYIEDTSGTNIDVQIFDTDKIDFSKTDIEIGKGFKNTEKPVIFVMDYAFGEQAYETIDELLKPIKADGEKVHLNVESVSIMGKAGILEGGKGDIMIPSAHIFEGTADNYPFKNELCKSDLEGQGVDVYEGSMITVLGTSLQNKEILKFFYNSTWNVIGLEMEGAHYQKAIQAASKVRGSINPNVKVRYAYYASDNPLETGSTLASGGLGTSGVKPTYLITRKILQQIFNNN from the coding sequence ATGAGTAATAAAAAACTTCACGCAAGAACAAGAGCTCAAGAGAGCTCAAGTGCCATTGAAAGAATGTACATTACAATGAGACATTTGTTCAATCGAGGCTTTTATAAGCCTATGGGAGTTTCAGGTGAAACTTTACGTGAGGCCTTATTACTTTTAAGACCAGAAATTTACGGATCAATTTCAGAAGAAAAAGCCGAACTAGAAGGGCTATTATACGTTATTGATAGACTTCCTGAAGGAATTGAAGAGTGTCGTTTTATTAACCTTACAAGTGATGAAGGTTATGGAAATTCTCATTTTAAAGCAATTATTCCACCTAAAAGAAGACGGAATTGTTATCGAATAGATGATGAGCAGATGAATATTGAGATCACGAGAGGTCGCTCAGAAATTTATGACATACTAACACATATTACATTCTTGTTTGTTGAATCTCATAAAATTAGCAAACGTGTTTTAATAGATGAAAATGGATCGACAACTCGCGACTGGATTAAGCTGGAAAAAGCAGTGCTTTCAAAAGATAAGCTAAGTCAAAAAGAACGAGAGATTGCAATTACGCATACTGCAAATATATTAGGCAGAACATTTAATGAACTTACAGAAGCTCATAAACAATTTACATCAAACACAAAACCAGATCGTTTATTGCACATCATATATTGGTTAGGAAAACTAGCGATAGATGAAGTTATGAATAACGATAAACGGACTGTTACTTTTAGTCCTGTTTTAAGAGAACGTTTAGGGCATCATATTCATGGAGAAATTTGGTCAGATCGTATTAAAGAAGTTTTACATAAAAATGATCTTTTAAAACGACCAATACACGTTATAAGTGCCAATATGCATAGTGTGATGAACTCTCTTTTTGCTTCAAATGCATTAAAGAATTCAAAGACTAAAAAAAGTATTTTTGAAGTTTACGAAGCCTTAAGTCAAAAAGATAATCAAGCCTTACGCAATAAAGTAAATAAAGAAGCGTTGCAGAATGGAATGATTTACATTGAAGACACTTCAGGAACTAACATTGATGTTCAGATTTTTGATACTGATAAAATCGATTTTTCTAAAACAGATATTGAGATTGGAAAAGGGTTTAAGAATACTGAAAAACCAGTCATTTTTGTAATGGATTATGCGTTTGGAGAACAAGCTTATGAGACCATTGATGAGTTATTAAAGCCTATAAAAGCTGATGGAGAAAAAGTACACCTCAATGTTGAATCTGTTTCTATAATGGGTAAGGCTGGTATTTTAGAAGGAGGTAAAGGTGATATTATGATTCCTTCAGCTCATATTTTTGAAGGAACAGCTGATAATTATCCTTTTAAAAATGAATTATGCAAATCAGACCTAGAAGGTCAAGGTGTAGATGTTTACGAAGGTTCAATGATTACTGTTTTAGGAACATCACTTCAAAATAAAGAGATATTAAAGTTCTTTTATAATTCTACTTGGAATGTTATTGGACTTGAGATGGAAGGTGCACATTACCAAAAAGCAATTCAAGCCGCTTCAAAAGTAAGAGGTAGTATCAATCCAAATGTAAAAGTAAGATACGCTTATTATGCTAGTGATAATCCATTAGAAACAGGAAGTACATTAGCATCAGGTGGTTTAGGAACTTCAGGTGTAAAACCTACATATTTAATAACAAGAAAAATATTACAACAAATATTCAATAATAATTAA